One region of Heliomicrobium undosum genomic DNA includes:
- a CDS encoding dynamin family protein, protein MTTNSLPASAVIPVLIERLENLAGRFRQSHDEHAAYAAEALISKLRRRQLRIAFCGHVSGGKSALINALIGDDILPTSPIPSSANIVTVRSGPASARARLKSGDTVELDLFANLSGVQDHCLDSADTHSVDIAVPIDLFGSAVDLVDTPGVDSAETARRLAEDPAIVAADVIFYVMDYNHVQSEINFSFTKRLKERGKPVFLIVNQIDKHCDFELDFDYFRRSSAAGFAAWDIRPEGLFFTSLTDGAHPENELPRLKARLQDLFRHEEELLVASVLPAARQLIDDHCRRLADAYREERQRLQALLDAAEDLEEALRTYGQVSRQVDELRRAPHRLQEELDQEIRRIVENARITPHTTSELSRRYLESRSPGFKVGFLFSGEKTKKEIAARLDAVYADFRQHVSTQLEWHLRDVLSRVAESHGVTDGDYMQRANSLSVHWDADLLARVVREGAVAGNEYIHNYTRDIAAEVKSLYRREALALAEEAVQLAERATAQQREQLTRQLEPLQSLADAVKTLDRMDQEERKSRNELLAALQRGLPDPVPVESLLSPSPSSADSAAGATDGDSPTDATLSGKAGATAPDPLAGLGQALREQSAPARAAAAGVSALHPAAGSITSPALSDAEGATGTTADAPPVLQYTAQRLRRCAAAVAPLPGFDHIAEGLANRAERLDKNIFTVALFGAFSAGKSSVANALLGRPVLPVSPNPTTAAINKILPPNEENPHGTVRVRLKTAADIESDVLHSLSACDMAASNMAEALRRLNEISPGDIHPTAKPHYSFLRAVARGIGAVEGSLGEELVIDLDAFHDYVASEEKACFVEWIELYYQCPLTARGVMLVDTPGADSINARHTGVAFDYIKNADAILFVTYFNSAFSHADRDFLFQLGRVKDSFGLDKMFFLINAADLARSAGELAEVQRHVTERIAACGIRNPRLYTVSSQTALLARLGELGMLTASQEKTYRQRTDSLGLVREGGSGGVEISGAEIDSAGKAVGAGAAGSVASEGLLPWPAGFSLSGYDRFEADFYGFTLHELTQIAVSAAEGDMDRCLAGLDDMIEAAHLDASARRRKRAACETSRLDAERAVSAVSVDADRDLLDKEADELIYYVNQRIFYRFGDLFDRYFNPSVLQDSRGNITKKGMQHCLEELLQTLEKELAQEIRATSLRLEQFVHKRASQYRNKLAQSVGAVDSRCVLPAYEPATLPALEIPERLSLSRSAALRVLPNGISNPKDFFEGSGRNRLRSQLEESLRSPVQAYLSDASVVVKDIYAPLLAQTLEQGRHRAQQAVDDHYAGLLAALDVDFDVAAAERIRAELAMMERSL, encoded by the coding sequence TTGACTACAAACTCTCTCCCGGCATCGGCGGTCATCCCGGTGCTGATCGAACGGCTGGAGAACTTGGCCGGCCGCTTTCGCCAGAGCCACGACGAGCACGCCGCCTACGCGGCCGAGGCCCTCATCAGCAAACTGCGCCGGCGCCAGTTGCGCATCGCTTTTTGCGGCCACGTCTCCGGCGGAAAATCTGCGCTGATCAATGCCCTGATCGGCGATGACATCCTGCCAACCAGCCCCATCCCCTCCAGCGCCAACATCGTCACCGTCCGCTCCGGACCGGCTTCCGCCCGGGCGCGGCTCAAAAGCGGCGACACGGTCGAACTGGACCTCTTCGCCAACCTCTCCGGGGTGCAGGACCACTGCCTCGACAGCGCTGACACCCACTCTGTCGATATCGCCGTTCCCATCGACCTCTTCGGAAGCGCTGTCGACCTCGTGGATACGCCTGGCGTCGACTCGGCAGAGACGGCCCGCCGACTCGCCGAGGATCCTGCCATCGTCGCCGCCGACGTCATCTTTTATGTCATGGACTACAACCACGTCCAGTCGGAGATCAACTTCTCCTTCACCAAGCGCCTCAAGGAGCGCGGGAAGCCAGTCTTCCTGATCGTCAACCAGATCGACAAGCACTGCGACTTTGAACTCGACTTCGACTACTTTCGGCGCAGTTCCGCCGCCGGTTTCGCAGCCTGGGACATTCGCCCCGAGGGGCTCTTTTTCACCAGCCTGACCGATGGGGCACACCCGGAGAATGAGCTTCCCCGCCTGAAGGCGCGCCTCCAGGACCTCTTCCGCCATGAAGAGGAACTGCTCGTGGCTTCCGTCCTGCCGGCGGCCCGGCAGTTGATCGATGACCATTGCCGACGTCTCGCTGACGCCTACCGGGAGGAACGCCAGCGGCTGCAAGCCCTCCTCGATGCTGCGGAAGACCTGGAAGAAGCGCTGCGGACCTATGGGCAGGTGAGCCGCCAGGTCGATGAACTGCGGCGCGCGCCCCATCGGCTGCAGGAGGAACTGGACCAGGAGATCCGCCGGATCGTGGAAAACGCCCGCATCACCCCCCACACCACATCGGAACTTTCCCGCCGATACCTGGAAAGCCGAAGCCCGGGCTTCAAAGTGGGCTTCCTTTTCTCCGGCGAAAAGACGAAAAAGGAAATCGCCGCCCGGCTCGATGCGGTCTATGCGGATTTTCGTCAGCATGTCTCGACACAGTTGGAGTGGCACCTGCGCGACGTCCTCTCCCGGGTGGCCGAAAGCCACGGGGTGACTGACGGCGATTACATGCAGCGCGCCAACAGCCTCTCGGTCCACTGGGACGCCGACCTGCTTGCCCGGGTGGTGCGCGAAGGCGCCGTTGCCGGCAACGAGTATATCCACAACTACACCCGCGACATCGCCGCCGAGGTGAAGTCCCTCTATCGCCGGGAAGCCTTGGCCCTGGCCGAAGAGGCTGTCCAACTGGCGGAAAGGGCCACAGCCCAGCAGCGGGAACAATTGACGCGCCAACTGGAGCCCCTGCAATCCCTGGCTGACGCCGTCAAGACCCTGGACCGGATGGATCAGGAGGAACGAAAAAGCCGCAACGAACTGCTGGCCGCCTTGCAGCGCGGACTGCCGGATCCCGTTCCGGTGGAATCGCTGCTCTCCCCTTCTCCATCGTCTGCGGACAGCGCGGCAGGGGCAACGGACGGCGATTCCCCTACCGATGCTACCTTGAGCGGCAAAGCCGGCGCTACCGCGCCCGATCCCCTGGCCGGCCTCGGCCAGGCGCTCCGCGAACAATCGGCGCCGGCGCGCGCCGCCGCCGCCGGCGTATCTGCTTTACACCCCGCCGCCGGATCGATCACCTCGCCTGCGCTCAGTGACGCAGAGGGCGCAACGGGAACGACGGCAGACGCTCCCCCGGTACTGCAATATACGGCGCAACGACTGCGCCGATGCGCCGCCGCCGTGGCGCCCCTGCCCGGCTTCGACCATATCGCCGAAGGTCTGGCCAACCGGGCCGAACGGCTGGACAAAAACATCTTCACCGTTGCCCTCTTCGGCGCCTTCAGCGCCGGCAAGTCGTCAGTGGCCAACGCCCTCCTCGGCCGCCCGGTGCTACCGGTCTCGCCCAACCCGACGACAGCCGCCATCAACAAGATCCTCCCCCCAAACGAAGAGAACCCCCATGGCACGGTCCGCGTCCGCCTGAAGACAGCCGCCGACATCGAGAGCGACGTCCTCCATTCCCTCAGTGCCTGCGACATGGCCGCCTCGAACATGGCCGAAGCGCTGCGGCGGCTCAATGAGATATCCCCCGGCGACATCCACCCCACAGCCAAGCCCCACTACTCCTTCCTCCGGGCCGTCGCCCGCGGGATCGGCGCCGTCGAGGGTAGCCTGGGCGAGGAGTTGGTCATTGACCTGGACGCCTTCCACGACTATGTGGCTAGCGAGGAAAAAGCCTGTTTTGTCGAGTGGATCGAACTGTACTACCAATGCCCCCTCACCGCTCGCGGCGTCATGCTCGTCGACACGCCCGGCGCCGACTCGATCAACGCCCGCCATACCGGCGTCGCCTTCGACTACATCAAAAACGCCGATGCCATCCTCTTTGTCACCTACTTCAACAGCGCCTTCTCCCATGCCGACCGTGACTTCCTCTTCCAACTGGGGCGGGTGAAAGACAGCTTCGGCCTGGACAAGATGTTCTTCCTGATCAACGCCGCCGACTTAGCCCGCAGCGCCGGCGAACTGGCTGAGGTGCAACGCCATGTGACCGAGCGGATCGCCGCCTGCGGCATCCGCAACCCCCGCCTTTACACCGTGTCCAGCCAGACGGCGCTGCTGGCCCGTCTGGGCGAACTGGGGATGCTGACGGCCTCCCAGGAAAAGACCTACCGGCAGCGGACAGATTCGCTGGGCCTTGTGCGGGAAGGCGGATCCGGCGGAGTCGAGATCAGCGGAGCGGAGATTGACAGCGCGGGCAAGGCCGTCGGTGCAGGAGCGGCCGGCAGCGTCGCAAGCGAAGGACTGCTCCCCTGGCCGGCAGGTTTTTCCCTCTCCGGCTATGACCGTTTTGAAGCCGACTTCTACGGCTTCACCCTCCATGAACTGACCCAGATCGCCGTCTCCGCCGCCGAGGGCGACATGGACCGCTGTCTCGCCGGTCTGGACGATATGATTGAAGCGGCGCACCTGGACGCGTCGGCGCGCCGGCGCAAACGGGCTGCCTGTGAAACCTCCCGCCTCGACGCCGAACGGGCCGTCAGCGCCGTCAGCGTCGACGCCGACCGGGATCTCCTGGACAAAGAGGCCGACGAACTGATCTATTACGTCAACCAGCGGATATTCTACCGCTTCGGCGATCTCTTCGACCGCTACTTCAACCCGTCGGTGCTTCAGGATTCACGAGGCAACATCACGAAAAAAGGCATGCAGCACTGCCTGGAGGAACTGCTGCAGACCTTGGAAAAAGAACTGGCCCAGGAGATCCGGGCCACGTCGCTGCGCCTGGAGCAGTTTGTCCACAAACGCGCCAGCCAGTACCGGAACAAACTGGCCCAGTCCGTCGGCGCCGTCGATTCCCGCTGCGTCCTGCCGGCCTACGAACCGGCGACCCTGCCGGCCCTGGAAATTCCGGAGCGGCTCTCCCTCTCCCGGTCAGCAGCCCTCCGCGTCTTGCCCAACGGGATCAGCAACCCGAAGGATTTCTTCGAGGGTTCCGGCCGAAACCGCCTCCGGTCACAACTGGAGGAAAGCCTGCGTTCCCCCGTGCAGGCCTACCTGTCCGATGCGTCCGTCGTGGTCAAGGACATCTACGCCCCCCTGCTCGCGCAGACGCTGGAACAGGGACGCCACCGCGCGCAGCAGGCGGTGGACGACCACTACGCCGGCCTCCTGGCGGCGCTTGATGTGGACTTTGACGTGGCCGCGGCGGAGCGGATCCGGGCGGAACTGGCAATGATGGAACGTTCCCTCTAA
- a CDS encoding globin-coupled sensor protein: MFWRKSTDESEPRPYTGPKPTISLQDPSFQLSVRFIKLTPDQLELLQEIRPILEQNADAAVEAFYGHLGAMPEMREFIDKNTTVDRLKKTMRNYILSLAPMKVDDNYVVERYKIGKVHDRISLPPYWFTSAYQLHYNFLIPKIMDAYKDKERAKKAVTALLTITNLDQQLAMSSYIESYTSGLSKKEELEKILNDLTSLQQQVNDASQSLAATAEETAASAAHMSTSAERITQNVTEAAKHSSEVVTLAKGGEGQLKEAVQAIRELSQLMLEMKQKIAALDVSSEKISSIAEVIQGIASQTNLLALNAAIESARAGEHGRGFNVVAQEVKKLAGSSEQSVKEIAEMIQVSRNHTAGVSGSMEQNAKSMERVNELVDKVVQGFSRIIESIALNQEQMRQISDEVVTLSTTAHEIENASESVAHSAEDLAMMAQEIKQ, translated from the coding sequence ATGTTCTGGCGCAAATCGACAGATGAATCGGAGCCCCGCCCCTACACGGGACCGAAACCGACGATCTCACTTCAGGATCCCTCCTTTCAATTGTCTGTCCGTTTTATTAAGCTGACGCCGGATCAACTGGAACTCCTGCAGGAAATCCGGCCCATCCTGGAACAGAACGCCGACGCGGCGGTGGAGGCCTTTTACGGCCACCTTGGCGCCATGCCGGAGATGCGCGAGTTTATCGACAAGAACACCACCGTCGACCGGTTGAAAAAGACCATGCGGAACTATATCCTCAGCCTGGCGCCGATGAAGGTCGATGACAACTACGTGGTCGAGCGCTACAAGATCGGGAAGGTCCATGACCGCATCTCCCTGCCGCCCTACTGGTTTACATCGGCCTACCAGTTGCACTACAACTTTCTGATCCCCAAGATCATGGACGCCTACAAGGACAAGGAACGGGCCAAAAAAGCGGTGACAGCGCTGTTGACGATCACCAACCTGGATCAGCAACTGGCCATGAGCAGCTATATCGAGAGCTACACCTCCGGCCTGTCGAAGAAAGAAGAGCTGGAGAAGATCCTGAACGACCTGACATCGCTGCAGCAGCAGGTCAACGACGCCAGCCAGAGCCTGGCCGCCACGGCGGAGGAGACGGCAGCGTCGGCGGCGCACATGTCCACGTCGGCCGAACGGATTACCCAGAACGTGACCGAGGCGGCCAAGCACTCCTCCGAGGTCGTCACCCTGGCCAAGGGCGGCGAGGGACAACTGAAGGAAGCCGTTCAGGCCATCCGGGAGCTTTCTCAACTGATGCTCGAGATGAAGCAGAAGATCGCCGCCCTCGATGTGAGTTCCGAGAAGATCTCCTCCATCGCCGAGGTCATCCAGGGCATCGCCTCTCAGACCAACCTCTTGGCGTTGAACGCCGCCATCGAATCGGCTCGGGCTGGCGAACACGGCCGCGGCTTCAACGTCGTCGCCCAGGAAGTGAAGAAGCTGGCCGGCAGTTCGGAGCAGTCGGTGAAAGAGATCGCCGAGATGATTCAGGTGTCGCGCAACCATACGGCCGGTGTGAGCGGGTCGATGGAGCAGAACGCCAAATCGATGGAGCGTGTCAACGAACTGGTGGACAAGGTGGTCCAGGGCTTTTCCCGGATCATCGAGTCGATCGCCCTCAATCAGGAGCAGATGCGGCAGATCTCTGATGAGGTGGTCACGCTCAGCACGACGGCCCATGAGATCGAAAATGCCTCCGAGTCGGTGGCCCATTCGGCGGAGGATCTGGCGATGATGGCCCAGGAAATCAAACAGTAA
- a CDS encoding phosphoribosyltransferase, protein MDDRNDRYVNRQQAGQQLAAQIAAAELPLDIVVAIPRGGVEVAAPIARQLDVPIALISPRKLGMPGQEEVAIGAIGPDGSLLLDEPLIRRYGISPDYIEAEKNRQLAELERRQRDYPFPLTPDQAKDKRILLVDDGIATGYTLRAAIATLRAYQPAFLAVALPVGPADTLSLLQDTVDFVLCPFVPEPFYAVGAYYEDFGQTSDETVLALLEEVNGAKA, encoded by the coding sequence GTGGATGATCGGAACGACCGTTACGTCAACCGGCAGCAAGCCGGTCAGCAACTGGCAGCGCAGATCGCGGCAGCCGAATTACCCCTTGATATTGTCGTCGCCATCCCCCGGGGCGGCGTCGAGGTGGCGGCGCCCATCGCCCGTCAACTCGACGTTCCCATTGCGTTGATCAGCCCCCGCAAATTGGGGATGCCCGGTCAGGAGGAGGTGGCCATCGGGGCCATCGGACCTGACGGTTCCCTTTTGCTCGATGAGCCCCTGATCCGCCGCTACGGGATCTCCCCCGATTACATCGAGGCGGAAAAAAACAGGCAACTGGCTGAGTTGGAGCGTCGCCAACGCGACTACCCCTTCCCGCTCACGCCCGACCAGGCGAAAGACAAGCGCATCCTCCTCGTCGATGACGGCATTGCCACCGGCTATACCCTTCGGGCAGCCATCGCCACCTTGCGGGCGTACCAGCCCGCCTTTCTGGCAGTCGCCCTCCCGGTGGGACCGGCGGACACGCTCTCCCTCTTGCAGGACACGGTCGACTTCGTCCTCTGCCCCTTCGTCCCGGAACCCTTTTACGCCGTCGGCGCGTATTACGAAGATTTCGGACAGACCTCCGACGAGACGGTGCTGGCGCTGCTGGAAGAGGTCAACGGCGCTAAGGCCTGA